A genomic stretch from Lathyrus oleraceus cultivar Zhongwan6 chromosome 2, CAAS_Psat_ZW6_1.0, whole genome shotgun sequence includes:
- the LOC127123523 gene encoding DNA damage-repair/toleration protein DRT100-like — MNNNFYGTIPQELCRLVKLQKLYLRNNSLEGEIPTNMTSLLNLKVLYLTRNNLVGRIPIGIGSLRKLQDINIWTNNLTGEIPPSIGNISSLVNFNAGSNNLEGHIPQEICHLKNLATISIGINKLSGQIPLCLYNISSLTLISLMALFQQKCSTLY, encoded by the coding sequence ATGAACAACAACTTCTATGGAACAATCCCACAAGAGTTGTGCCGTTTAGTAAAACTACAAAAACTTTATCTCCGCAACAACTCATTGGAAGGAGAAATTCCTACAAACATGACAAGTCTGTTGAATCTTAAAGTCTTGTACTTGACAAGGAACAATCTTGTTGGAAGAATACCGATTGGAATTGGTTCTCTTAGGAAGCTCCAAGATATAAACATTTGGACCAACAATTTAACAGGTGAAATTCCGCCATCTATAGGAAATATTTCATCTCTTGTTAATTTTAATGCTGGTTCCAATAATTTAGAGGGGCATATTCCACAAGAAATATGCCACTTGAAGAATTTGGCAACTATATCAATAGGTATAAACAAATTGTCTGGTCAAATTCCACTTTGTCTTTATAATATATCATCTCTTACTCTAATTTCTTTAATGGCTCTCTTCCAACAAAAATGTTCTACACTCTATTAG